One genomic region from Manis pentadactyla isolate mManPen7 chromosome 12, mManPen7.hap1, whole genome shotgun sequence encodes:
- the TUBE1 gene encoding tubulin epsilon chain isoform X1 translates to MPVLFPVSLIAVGQCGNQIGRCFWDRALREHAAVNQKGIYDEAISSFFRNVDTRVVGDGGSISKGRICSLKARAVLIDMEEGVVNEILQGPLRDVFDSRQLITDISGSGNNWAVGHKIFGSLYQEQILEKLRKSAEQCDCLQCFFIIHSMGGGTGSGLGTFLLKVLEDEFPEVYRFVTSVYPSGEDDVITSPYNSILAMKELSEHAHCVLPIDNQSLFDITSKIDLMVNSGKLGTTIKPASLVTSSAGTFKKWQKPFDAMNNIVANLLLSLTSSARFEGSLNMDLNEISMNLVPFPQLHYLVSSLTPLYTLADVNIPPRRLDQMFSDAFSKDHQLMRADPKRSLYLACALMVRGNVQISDLRRNIERLKPSLPFVSWNPDGWKTSLCPVPPVGHSHSLLALANNTCVRTAFTELRARFMRLYKKKAHLHHYLQVEGMEESCFTEAVSSLSTLIQEYNQLDDTKGMPIEDLPRLTIAM, encoded by the exons CCGTTCTCTTTCCTGTCTCCCTGATCGCAGTGGGCCAGTGCGGAAACCAGATCGGCCGCTGCTTCTGGGACCGCGCGCTGCGGGAGCACGCGGCAGTCAACCAG aaaggaATTTATGATGAGGCAATAAGCAGCTTCTTTAGAAATGTGGATACCAG agtggTTGGTGATGGTGGCAGTATTTCCAAGGGGAGAATTTGTTCTTTAAAAGCACGA gcTGTCTTGATTGACATGGAGGAAGGGGTAGTAAATGAAATTCTGCAGGGACCGCTGAGAGATGTATTTGATAGCAGGCAGCTCATCACTGACATTTCTGGTTCAGGGAATAACTG GGCTGTGGGTCACAAAATTTTTGGCAGTCTTTATCAAGAACAGATTCTAGAGAAACTCAGAAAGTCAGCAGAGCAATGTGATTGTTTGCAGTGTTTTTTCATAATACATTCCATGGGAGGAG GAACAGGATCTGGACTCGGCACATTTCTTTTAAAGGTGCTTGAGGATGAATTCCCAGAAGTTTACAGATTCGTGACTTCAGTTTATCCTTCAGGTGAAGATGATGTCATAACGTCGCCTTATAATAGCATCTTGGCCATGAAGGAACTTAGCGAGCACGCACACTGTGTGTTGCCCATTGACAACCAA TCCTTATTTGACATCACTAGCAAAATTGACCTTATGGTGAATTCTGGGAAGTTGGGTACAACTATAAAGCCAGCCAGTCTGGTGACTTCAAGCGCTGGGACGTTTAAAAAGTGGCAGAAGCCATTCGATGCGATGAACAACATCGTGGCAAACCTGCTGCTCAGCCTGACAAG CTCTGCCAGGTTTGAGGGGTCTCTTAATATGGACCTTAATGAAATCAGCATGAATTTAGTTCCTTTCCCTCAACTGCATTATCTGGTGTCAAGCCTAACACCTCTGTATACACTGGCAGATGTGAACATTCCTCCTCGAAG GTTGGATCAGATGTTTTCAGATGCCTTTAGTAAAGATCACCAGCTAATGCGGGCTGACCCCAAACGCAGTCTTTACCTCGCCTGTGCCCTCATGGTTAGAGGAAATGTACAGATCTCAGATCTTCGCAGAAATATCGAAAG ATTAAAACCTTCTCTGCCATTTGTCTCCTGGAACCCAGACGGCTGGAAGACCAGCCTGTGTCCAGTGCCGCCCGTGGGCCACTCCCACTCACTGTTAGCCTTAGCAAATAACACTTGCGTGAGGACTGCCTTCACAGAACTGAGAGCGCGATTCATGAGGCTCTACAAGAAAAAG GCTCATCTTCATCACTATCTACAAGTGGAAGGGATGGAGGAAAGCTGTTTCACAGAAGCTGTGTCCTCTTTATCAACACTCATACAGGAATATAACCAACTGGATGACACAAAAGGCATGCCTATAGAAGATTTACCTAGACTGACCATAGCTATGTGA
- the TUBE1 gene encoding tubulin epsilon chain isoform X4, with product MEEGVVNEILQGPLRDVFDSRQLITDISGSGNNWAVGHKIFGSLYQEQILEKLRKSAEQCDCLQCFFIIHSMGGGTGSGLGTFLLKVLEDEFPEVYRFVTSVYPSGEDDVITSPYNSILAMKELSEHAHCVLPIDNQSLFDITSKIDLMVNSGKLGTTIKPASLVTSSAGTFKKWQKPFDAMNNIVANLLLSLTSSARFEGSLNMDLNEISMNLVPFPQLHYLVSSLTPLYTLADVNIPPRRLDQMFSDAFSKDHQLMRADPKRSLYLACALMVRGNVQISDLRRNIERLKPSLPFVSWNPDGWKTSLCPVPPVGHSHSLLALANNTCVRTAFTELRARFMRLYKKKAHLHHYLQVEGMEESCFTEAVSSLSTLIQEYNQLDDTKGMPIEDLPRLTIAM from the exons ATGGAGGAAGGGGTAGTAAATGAAATTCTGCAGGGACCGCTGAGAGATGTATTTGATAGCAGGCAGCTCATCACTGACATTTCTGGTTCAGGGAATAACTG GGCTGTGGGTCACAAAATTTTTGGCAGTCTTTATCAAGAACAGATTCTAGAGAAACTCAGAAAGTCAGCAGAGCAATGTGATTGTTTGCAGTGTTTTTTCATAATACATTCCATGGGAGGAG GAACAGGATCTGGACTCGGCACATTTCTTTTAAAGGTGCTTGAGGATGAATTCCCAGAAGTTTACAGATTCGTGACTTCAGTTTATCCTTCAGGTGAAGATGATGTCATAACGTCGCCTTATAATAGCATCTTGGCCATGAAGGAACTTAGCGAGCACGCACACTGTGTGTTGCCCATTGACAACCAA TCCTTATTTGACATCACTAGCAAAATTGACCTTATGGTGAATTCTGGGAAGTTGGGTACAACTATAAAGCCAGCCAGTCTGGTGACTTCAAGCGCTGGGACGTTTAAAAAGTGGCAGAAGCCATTCGATGCGATGAACAACATCGTGGCAAACCTGCTGCTCAGCCTGACAAG CTCTGCCAGGTTTGAGGGGTCTCTTAATATGGACCTTAATGAAATCAGCATGAATTTAGTTCCTTTCCCTCAACTGCATTATCTGGTGTCAAGCCTAACACCTCTGTATACACTGGCAGATGTGAACATTCCTCCTCGAAG GTTGGATCAGATGTTTTCAGATGCCTTTAGTAAAGATCACCAGCTAATGCGGGCTGACCCCAAACGCAGTCTTTACCTCGCCTGTGCCCTCATGGTTAGAGGAAATGTACAGATCTCAGATCTTCGCAGAAATATCGAAAG ATTAAAACCTTCTCTGCCATTTGTCTCCTGGAACCCAGACGGCTGGAAGACCAGCCTGTGTCCAGTGCCGCCCGTGGGCCACTCCCACTCACTGTTAGCCTTAGCAAATAACACTTGCGTGAGGACTGCCTTCACAGAACTGAGAGCGCGATTCATGAGGCTCTACAAGAAAAAG GCTCATCTTCATCACTATCTACAAGTGGAAGGGATGGAGGAAAGCTGTTTCACAGAAGCTGTGTCCTCTTTATCAACACTCATACAGGAATATAACCAACTGGATGACACAAAAGGCATGCCTATAGAAGATTTACCTAGACTGACCATAGCTATGTGA
- the TUBE1 gene encoding tubulin epsilon chain isoform X2 → MTQSVVVQVGQCGNQIGRCFWDRALREHAAVNQKGIYDEAISSFFRNVDTRVVGDGGSISKGRICSLKARAVLIDMEEGVVNEILQGPLRDVFDSRQLITDISGSGNNWAVGHKIFGSLYQEQILEKLRKSAEQCDCLQCFFIIHSMGGGTGSGLGTFLLKVLEDEFPEVYRFVTSVYPSGEDDVITSPYNSILAMKELSEHAHCVLPIDNQSLFDITSKIDLMVNSGKLGTTIKPASLVTSSAGTFKKWQKPFDAMNNIVANLLLSLTSSARFEGSLNMDLNEISMNLVPFPQLHYLVSSLTPLYTLADVNIPPRRLDQMFSDAFSKDHQLMRADPKRSLYLACALMVRGNVQISDLRRNIERLKPSLPFVSWNPDGWKTSLCPVPPVGHSHSLLALANNTCVRTAFTELRARFMRLYKKKAHLHHYLQVEGMEESCFTEAVSSLSTLIQEYNQLDDTKGMPIEDLPRLTIAM, encoded by the exons TGGGCCAGTGCGGAAACCAGATCGGCCGCTGCTTCTGGGACCGCGCGCTGCGGGAGCACGCGGCAGTCAACCAG aaaggaATTTATGATGAGGCAATAAGCAGCTTCTTTAGAAATGTGGATACCAG agtggTTGGTGATGGTGGCAGTATTTCCAAGGGGAGAATTTGTTCTTTAAAAGCACGA gcTGTCTTGATTGACATGGAGGAAGGGGTAGTAAATGAAATTCTGCAGGGACCGCTGAGAGATGTATTTGATAGCAGGCAGCTCATCACTGACATTTCTGGTTCAGGGAATAACTG GGCTGTGGGTCACAAAATTTTTGGCAGTCTTTATCAAGAACAGATTCTAGAGAAACTCAGAAAGTCAGCAGAGCAATGTGATTGTTTGCAGTGTTTTTTCATAATACATTCCATGGGAGGAG GAACAGGATCTGGACTCGGCACATTTCTTTTAAAGGTGCTTGAGGATGAATTCCCAGAAGTTTACAGATTCGTGACTTCAGTTTATCCTTCAGGTGAAGATGATGTCATAACGTCGCCTTATAATAGCATCTTGGCCATGAAGGAACTTAGCGAGCACGCACACTGTGTGTTGCCCATTGACAACCAA TCCTTATTTGACATCACTAGCAAAATTGACCTTATGGTGAATTCTGGGAAGTTGGGTACAACTATAAAGCCAGCCAGTCTGGTGACTTCAAGCGCTGGGACGTTTAAAAAGTGGCAGAAGCCATTCGATGCGATGAACAACATCGTGGCAAACCTGCTGCTCAGCCTGACAAG CTCTGCCAGGTTTGAGGGGTCTCTTAATATGGACCTTAATGAAATCAGCATGAATTTAGTTCCTTTCCCTCAACTGCATTATCTGGTGTCAAGCCTAACACCTCTGTATACACTGGCAGATGTGAACATTCCTCCTCGAAG GTTGGATCAGATGTTTTCAGATGCCTTTAGTAAAGATCACCAGCTAATGCGGGCTGACCCCAAACGCAGTCTTTACCTCGCCTGTGCCCTCATGGTTAGAGGAAATGTACAGATCTCAGATCTTCGCAGAAATATCGAAAG ATTAAAACCTTCTCTGCCATTTGTCTCCTGGAACCCAGACGGCTGGAAGACCAGCCTGTGTCCAGTGCCGCCCGTGGGCCACTCCCACTCACTGTTAGCCTTAGCAAATAACACTTGCGTGAGGACTGCCTTCACAGAACTGAGAGCGCGATTCATGAGGCTCTACAAGAAAAAG GCTCATCTTCATCACTATCTACAAGTGGAAGGGATGGAGGAAAGCTGTTTCACAGAAGCTGTGTCCTCTTTATCAACACTCATACAGGAATATAACCAACTGGATGACACAAAAGGCATGCCTATAGAAGATTTACCTAGACTGACCATAGCTATGTGA
- the TUBE1 gene encoding tubulin epsilon chain isoform X5 gives MPVLFPVSLIAVGQCGNQIGRCFWDRALREHAAVNQKGIYDEAISSFFRNVDTRVVGDGGSISKGRICSLKARAVLIDMEEGVVNEILQGPLRDVFDSRQLITDISGSGNNWAVGHKIFGSLYQEQILEKLRKSAEQCDCLQCFFIIHSMGGGTGSGLGTFLLKVLEDEFPEVYRFVTSVYPSGEDDVITSPYNSILAMKELSEHAHCVLPIDNQSLFDITSKIDLMVNSGKLGTTIKPASLVTSSAGTFKKWQKPFDAMNNIVANLLLSLTSSARFEGSLNMDLNEISMNLVPFPQLHYLVSSLTPLYTLADVNIPPRRLDQMFSDAFSKDHQLMRADPKRSLYLACALMVRGNVQISDLRRNIERRLEDQPVSSAARGPLPLTVSLSK, from the exons CCGTTCTCTTTCCTGTCTCCCTGATCGCAGTGGGCCAGTGCGGAAACCAGATCGGCCGCTGCTTCTGGGACCGCGCGCTGCGGGAGCACGCGGCAGTCAACCAG aaaggaATTTATGATGAGGCAATAAGCAGCTTCTTTAGAAATGTGGATACCAG agtggTTGGTGATGGTGGCAGTATTTCCAAGGGGAGAATTTGTTCTTTAAAAGCACGA gcTGTCTTGATTGACATGGAGGAAGGGGTAGTAAATGAAATTCTGCAGGGACCGCTGAGAGATGTATTTGATAGCAGGCAGCTCATCACTGACATTTCTGGTTCAGGGAATAACTG GGCTGTGGGTCACAAAATTTTTGGCAGTCTTTATCAAGAACAGATTCTAGAGAAACTCAGAAAGTCAGCAGAGCAATGTGATTGTTTGCAGTGTTTTTTCATAATACATTCCATGGGAGGAG GAACAGGATCTGGACTCGGCACATTTCTTTTAAAGGTGCTTGAGGATGAATTCCCAGAAGTTTACAGATTCGTGACTTCAGTTTATCCTTCAGGTGAAGATGATGTCATAACGTCGCCTTATAATAGCATCTTGGCCATGAAGGAACTTAGCGAGCACGCACACTGTGTGTTGCCCATTGACAACCAA TCCTTATTTGACATCACTAGCAAAATTGACCTTATGGTGAATTCTGGGAAGTTGGGTACAACTATAAAGCCAGCCAGTCTGGTGACTTCAAGCGCTGGGACGTTTAAAAAGTGGCAGAAGCCATTCGATGCGATGAACAACATCGTGGCAAACCTGCTGCTCAGCCTGACAAG CTCTGCCAGGTTTGAGGGGTCTCTTAATATGGACCTTAATGAAATCAGCATGAATTTAGTTCCTTTCCCTCAACTGCATTATCTGGTGTCAAGCCTAACACCTCTGTATACACTGGCAGATGTGAACATTCCTCCTCGAAG GTTGGATCAGATGTTTTCAGATGCCTTTAGTAAAGATCACCAGCTAATGCGGGCTGACCCCAAACGCAGTCTTTACCTCGCCTGTGCCCTCATGGTTAGAGGAAATGTACAGATCTCAGATCTTCGCAGAAATATCGAAAG ACGGCTGGAAGACCAGCCTGTGTCCAGTGCCGCCCGTGGGCCACTCCCACTCACTGTTAGCCTTAGCAAATAA
- the TUBE1 gene encoding tubulin epsilon chain isoform X3 produces MPVLFPVSLIAVGQCGNQIGRCFWDRALREHAAVNQKGIYDEAISSFFRNVDTRVVGDGGSISKGRICSLKARAVLIDMEEGVVNEILQGPLRDVFDSRQLITDISGSGNNWAVGHKIFGSLYQEQILEKLRKSAEQCDCLQCFFIIHSMGGGTGSGLGTFLLKVLEDEFPEVYRFVTSVYPSGEDDVITSPYNSILAMKELSEHAHCVLPIDNQSLFDITSKIDLMVNSGKLGTTIKPASLVTSSAGTFKKWQKPFDAMNNIVANLLLSLTSSARFEGSLNMDLNEISMNLVPFPQLHYLVSSLTPLYTLADVNIPPRRLKPSLPFVSWNPDGWKTSLCPVPPVGHSHSLLALANNTCVRTAFTELRARFMRLYKKKAHLHHYLQVEGMEESCFTEAVSSLSTLIQEYNQLDDTKGMPIEDLPRLTIAM; encoded by the exons CCGTTCTCTTTCCTGTCTCCCTGATCGCAGTGGGCCAGTGCGGAAACCAGATCGGCCGCTGCTTCTGGGACCGCGCGCTGCGGGAGCACGCGGCAGTCAACCAG aaaggaATTTATGATGAGGCAATAAGCAGCTTCTTTAGAAATGTGGATACCAG agtggTTGGTGATGGTGGCAGTATTTCCAAGGGGAGAATTTGTTCTTTAAAAGCACGA gcTGTCTTGATTGACATGGAGGAAGGGGTAGTAAATGAAATTCTGCAGGGACCGCTGAGAGATGTATTTGATAGCAGGCAGCTCATCACTGACATTTCTGGTTCAGGGAATAACTG GGCTGTGGGTCACAAAATTTTTGGCAGTCTTTATCAAGAACAGATTCTAGAGAAACTCAGAAAGTCAGCAGAGCAATGTGATTGTTTGCAGTGTTTTTTCATAATACATTCCATGGGAGGAG GAACAGGATCTGGACTCGGCACATTTCTTTTAAAGGTGCTTGAGGATGAATTCCCAGAAGTTTACAGATTCGTGACTTCAGTTTATCCTTCAGGTGAAGATGATGTCATAACGTCGCCTTATAATAGCATCTTGGCCATGAAGGAACTTAGCGAGCACGCACACTGTGTGTTGCCCATTGACAACCAA TCCTTATTTGACATCACTAGCAAAATTGACCTTATGGTGAATTCTGGGAAGTTGGGTACAACTATAAAGCCAGCCAGTCTGGTGACTTCAAGCGCTGGGACGTTTAAAAAGTGGCAGAAGCCATTCGATGCGATGAACAACATCGTGGCAAACCTGCTGCTCAGCCTGACAAG CTCTGCCAGGTTTGAGGGGTCTCTTAATATGGACCTTAATGAAATCAGCATGAATTTAGTTCCTTTCCCTCAACTGCATTATCTGGTGTCAAGCCTAACACCTCTGTATACACTGGCAGATGTGAACATTCCTCCTCGAAG ATTAAAACCTTCTCTGCCATTTGTCTCCTGGAACCCAGACGGCTGGAAGACCAGCCTGTGTCCAGTGCCGCCCGTGGGCCACTCCCACTCACTGTTAGCCTTAGCAAATAACACTTGCGTGAGGACTGCCTTCACAGAACTGAGAGCGCGATTCATGAGGCTCTACAAGAAAAAG GCTCATCTTCATCACTATCTACAAGTGGAAGGGATGGAGGAAAGCTGTTTCACAGAAGCTGTGTCCTCTTTATCAACACTCATACAGGAATATAACCAACTGGATGACACAAAAGGCATGCCTATAGAAGATTTACCTAGACTGACCATAGCTATGTGA